A region from the Clostridium beijerinckii genome encodes:
- a CDS encoding peptide ABC transporter substrate-binding protein — MKKYFFYVVMMIFVILFCLGFINKESSNLSNNNLEETLNYGIDEIPKDLEKVTNLSKRHEDIMCAVSKGLVSKSEDNKIVPSLASEIIKDPEGIQYEFKLRDDIFWSDGSKITPNDIVVFLKELLKEEDTENIQALLEVYGAKEFKEGKTVFETGVAIKGTGDSVIIRLNRGNDNFLSELTKPQYRLRKYLIMWGNIRNNYNELIYSGDYKINSITKDNMKLERNKKSSDSNVSNINILDDDNVEISMASYEIKQRDIVINPPESELNKLAEQKKIVTVPETKATYIVINNNYNSITIQGRREIYNNVCKAIESYKNLNDKAFDLAEGSFFREDKQDLTKLQARKVGSNKEGEWNKPKILTLICEENNENRILCRSIQEWFEENTDIIIKYSLVKEEFKDEELKKRYDMILLNNDANSSDKQSFYSKFKDYLTDDQNELLEKATINKIDYDYSSLEENLFDNYNILPLVFYNQNIAISSKISQFKLDGNGNIDFTTIK, encoded by the coding sequence ATGAAAAAATATTTTTTCTATGTAGTTATGATGATTTTTGTAATTTTATTTTGTTTAGGGTTTATAAATAAGGAAAGTAGCAATTTATCTAATAATAATTTAGAAGAAACATTAAATTATGGCATAGATGAAATCCCAAAGGATTTGGAGAAGGTTACTAATTTATCTAAACGTCATGAGGATATTATGTGTGCCGTTAGTAAAGGGCTAGTTTCAAAGAGTGAAGACAATAAAATAGTACCATCATTGGCAAGTGAAATCATAAAAGATCCAGAGGGAATTCAATATGAATTTAAGCTTAGAGATGATATTTTTTGGAGTGATGGAAGTAAAATAACACCTAATGATATAGTTGTATTTTTAAAAGAACTATTAAAGGAAGAAGATACAGAAAACATACAAGCGTTGCTTGAGGTGTATGGAGCAAAAGAATTTAAAGAAGGGAAAACTGTATTTGAAACTGGAGTTGCTATAAAAGGCACTGGAGATTCTGTTATTATTAGACTAAATAGAGGAAATGATAACTTTTTAAGTGAATTAACCAAACCGCAATATAGATTAAGAAAATATTTAATAATGTGGGGTAACATAAGAAATAATTATAATGAATTAATTTATTCAGGAGATTATAAAATTAATTCTATTACTAAAGATAATATGAAACTTGAAAGAAATAAAAAGAGCAGTGATAGTAATGTATCTAATATTAATATATTAGATGATGATAATGTTGAAATATCAATGGCATCGTATGAAATTAAGCAAAGAGATATTGTAATAAACCCTCCGGAAAGTGAACTTAATAAATTGGCTGAGCAAAAAAAAATAGTAACAGTGCCTGAGACAAAAGCAACATATATAGTTATTAATAATAACTATAATTCAATTACAATTCAAGGACGAAGAGAAATTTATAATAATGTATGTAAGGCTATTGAATCTTATAAAAATTTAAATGATAAGGCATTTGATCTTGCAGAAGGTAGTTTTTTTAGAGAAGATAAGCAAGATTTAACTAAATTACAAGCGAGAAAGGTTGGTAGTAACAAAGAGGGAGAATGGAATAAACCTAAAATATTAACACTAATATGTGAGGAAAATAATGAAAATAGAATTTTATGCAGAAGCATACAAGAGTGGTTTGAGGAAAACACAGATATAATTATAAAATATAGCTTAGTAAAAGAAGAATTTAAAGATGAAGAATTAAAAAAGAGATATGATATGATTTTACTTAATAATGATGCTAATTCATCTGATAAACAAAGTTTTTATTCTAAATTTAAAGATTATTTAACAGATGATCAAAATGAGCTTTTGGAAAAGGCAACAATAAATAAAATAGATTACGATTATTCAAGTTTAGAAGAAAATCTATTTGATAATTATAATATACTACCATTAGTATTTTATAATCAGAATATAGCCATTTCAAGCAAGATATCACAATTTAAGTTAGATGGAAATGGAAATATAGATTTTACCACAATTAAATGA
- a CDS encoding AIR synthase: MKEGKLDFDDLRHIILNNKTIKRNEVKVRNDVGEDCSIIDFGDCEGIFSTDPITGASENIGKLAVHINCNDIASSGGEPIGILVTILAPTSSNLEEINKVMNEINEETAKIGVEIIGGHTEVTSAVNKMVISVTVIGKNLKGKSIKTAGAKLYDDIVVTKSLGLEGTYILINDYEERIQKILSEEEIEFGKGLINKISVLEEGKIGGKFGVNSMHDITEGGLLGSLYEVAMASNKGFRIYKDKIPVSDITKKVCEEFKIDPLRLISSGSMLITTKNGGELIKKLKAKGIEASIIGEICEQGGILVDKGNEINVEPPKRDELFNIHL, from the coding sequence ATGAAGGAAGGAAAATTAGATTTTGATGATTTAAGACATATTATATTAAATAATAAAACAATTAAGAGAAATGAAGTTAAGGTTAGAAATGATGTTGGAGAAGATTGTTCTATAATTGATTTTGGAGATTGTGAAGGAATATTCTCTACAGACCCAATAACAGGAGCTAGTGAGAATATTGGTAAATTAGCTGTACATATTAATTGTAATGATATTGCATCATCAGGTGGGGAGCCTATAGGGATATTAGTTACAATATTGGCACCTACATCTTCAAACTTAGAAGAAATAAATAAAGTTATGAATGAAATCAATGAAGAAACGGCAAAAATCGGTGTTGAAATAATAGGTGGACATACAGAAGTAACAAGTGCAGTAAATAAGATGGTTATATCTGTTACTGTAATAGGAAAAAATTTAAAAGGTAAGTCTATTAAGACAGCAGGTGCAAAATTATATGACGACATAGTAGTAACTAAATCATTAGGATTAGAAGGTACATATATTTTGATAAATGATTATGAAGAAAGAATTCAAAAAATTTTATCAGAAGAAGAAATAGAATTTGGTAAGGGTTTGATAAATAAAATAAGTGTTCTAGAAGAAGGTAAAATAGGCGGAAAATTTGGAGTTAATTCAATGCACGATATAACAGAAGGAGGACTTCTTGGAAGCTTGTATGAGGTTGCTATGGCATCGAATAAGGGCTTTAGAATATATAAAGATAAAATTCCTGTATCTGATATAACTAAAAAGGTTTGCGAAGAATTTAAAATAGATCCGCTTAGACTTATATCATCTGGGAGTATGCTTATTACTACTAAAAATGGGGGGGAATTAATTAAAAAGTTAAAGGCAAAAGGAATTGAGGCTAGTATAATAGGGGAGATATGTGAACAAGGTGGAATTTTAGTTGATAAAGGGAATGAAATAAATGTAGAACCACCTAAAAGAGATGAATTATTTAATATACACCTATGA
- a CDS encoding non-canonical purine NTP pyrophosphatase (hydrolyzes non-standard nucleotides such as xanthine and inosine): MKRLILASNNKKKIKEMKEILKELHIEVKSLENENINIDVVEDGKTFEENAKKKAKEICEFLLKRGDNNFIVLADDSGLEVDYLNGEPGIYSARYAGEHGNDTKNNEKLLKSLSEVHKKNRGAKFVCQLALFTDQGEYFKVTGAVNGYIVEELHGEGGFGYDPLFLYEPLNKTFAQLTSEEKNEISHRGVALKELKRIIREFL; this comes from the coding sequence GTGAAAAGATTGATATTAGCTAGTAATAATAAGAAAAAGATTAAGGAAATGAAAGAAATATTAAAAGAATTGCATATAGAAGTAAAATCTTTGGAAAACGAAAACATTAATATAGATGTAGTTGAAGACGGGAAAACATTTGAAGAAAATGCTAAGAAGAAAGCAAAAGAAATATGCGAATTTTTATTAAAAAGAGGAGATAATAATTTTATTGTATTAGCAGATGATTCTGGCTTAGAAGTTGATTATTTAAATGGAGAGCCTGGGATATATTCTGCTAGATATGCTGGAGAGCATGGAAATGATACAAAAAACAATGAAAAATTACTAAAAAGTTTAAGTGAAGTACATAAAAAAAATAGAGGTGCTAAGTTTGTTTGTCAATTAGCACTATTTACAGACCAAGGAGAGTACTTTAAAGTTACTGGAGCTGTAAATGGATATATTGTAGAAGAGTTGCATGGAGAAGGCGGATTTGGATATGATCCACTGTTCTTGTATGAACCATTAAATAAAACTTTTGCACAATTAACTTCAGAGGAAAAAAATGAAATTAGTCATAGAGGCGTTGCACTAAAAGAATTAAAAAGGATAATCCGTGAGTTTTTATAA
- a CDS encoding metallophosphoesterase: MLIAVVSDTHRVIKYIDLAKELIEGADVLIHLGDNIDDVEVLECGFEGKVYAVAGNCDYSTKYPKETIIEVNGRKIFFTHGDLYGVKNSLNNIYYRGKELDADIVLFGHTHEQIIEENRGIILMNPGSISLPKFKGRYVGFIDINDDGDIDTYLKEIII, from the coding sequence ATGTTGATTGCAGTTGTAAGCGATACTCATAGAGTAATTAAATATATTGATTTGGCTAAAGAATTAATAGAGGGTGCGGATGTATTAATACATTTAGGCGATAATATTGATGATGTTGAGGTATTAGAATGTGGTTTTGAGGGAAAAGTATATGCAGTTGCAGGCAATTGTGATTATTCAACAAAATATCCTAAAGAAACCATTATAGAAGTAAATGGAAGAAAAATATTTTTTACACATGGCGATTTATATGGTGTAAAAAATTCTCTAAATAATATTTACTATAGAGGAAAAGAATTAGATGCAGATATTGTTCTGTTTGGACATACTCATGAACAAATAATAGAAGAGAACAGAGGAATTATATTGATGAATCCAGGTAGTATATCATTGCCAAAATTTAAGGGGAGATATGTTGGATTTATAGATATTAATGATGACGGGGATATTGATACATATTTAAAAGAGATTATAATATGA
- a CDS encoding spore coat protein: protein MQLSCGELHNLSELILSCVNSITNMALYKNMVTDPQLKSMIETHFPVHVQDYNMKVKFVKDATAPTEKLNVPVLTKILQDFTKAPVATIPVTPRTDVQQLNDREIATGYLLTLKRAGREYAWSAMEASNPELREFLKDAFTMSCNHAYEVWQWMVKSGFYALSPAPQTEIDATGAIFNEVQQY, encoded by the coding sequence ATGCAATTATCATGTGGTGAATTACATAATTTGAGTGAATTAATTTTAAGCTGCGTAAATTCTATAACTAATATGGCACTTTACAAAAATATGGTTACAGACCCACAATTAAAATCTATGATAGAAACTCATTTTCCAGTTCATGTTCAAGATTATAATATGAAAGTTAAATTTGTTAAAGATGCAACTGCACCTACAGAAAAGTTGAATGTTCCAGTATTAACAAAAATTCTACAAGACTTTACTAAAGCGCCAGTTGCAACAATTCCAGTTACACCTAGAACAGATGTACAACAATTGAATGATAGGGAAATAGCTACAGGATATCTTTTAACTTTAAAAAGAGCTGGAAGAGAGTATGCATGGAGTGCTATGGAAGCAAGTAATCCAGAACTTCGAGAATTCTTAAAAGATGCTTTTACAATGAGTTGTAATCATGCTTATGAAGTATGGCAATGGATGGTTAAAAGTGGTTTTTATGCTTTGTCTCCAGCACCGCAGACAGAAATAGATGCAACAGGAGCCATCTTCAATGAAGTGCAACAATATTAA
- a CDS encoding manganese catalase, with protein sequence MFEHKKQLLHEVKVERPNPQYAVLMQEQLGGGNGEVKAAMQYLSQSFRIKDPEIKDLFLDIGAEELSHMEMVAQTINLLNGHDVNNTQVTNGEIQTHVQCGLSPVLINSSGAPWTADYVTVTGDLVADLLSNIASEQRAKVVYEYLYRQIEDKEVRATIDFLLNREEAHNALFREALNKVQNTGSNKDFGVTQDSKLYFDLSTPGPAQKAPDPTPPSFENPRK encoded by the coding sequence ATGTTCGAGCATAAGAAACAATTATTACATGAAGTAAAAGTTGAAAGACCGAATCCACAATATGCAGTATTAATGCAAGAACAATTAGGTGGAGGCAATGGAGAGGTTAAAGCAGCAATGCAATATCTTTCTCAAAGCTTTAGGATAAAAGACCCTGAAATAAAAGATTTATTTTTGGATATTGGCGCAGAAGAACTTAGTCACATGGAAATGGTAGCACAAACAATAAACTTGCTAAATGGTCATGATGTAAATAATACACAAGTTACTAATGGTGAAATTCAAACCCATGTACAATGTGGCTTATCACCTGTATTAATTAATTCATCTGGAGCACCTTGGACAGCAGATTATGTAACTGTTACTGGTGATTTAGTTGCAGATTTATTATCTAATATAGCATCTGAACAAAGAGCTAAAGTTGTATATGAGTACTTGTATCGCCAAATTGAAGACAAAGAAGTTAGAGCAACAATTGATTTCTTACTTAATAGAGAAGAAGCTCATAATGCCTTATTTAGAGAAGCCTTAAATAAGGTACAAAATACTGGTTCAAATAAAGATTTTGGTGTTACTCAAGATTCTAAACTTTATTTTGATTTATCTACACCTGGACCAGCACAAAAAGCTCCAGACCCAACACCACCATCTTTTGAAAACCCTAGAAAATAA
- a CDS encoding FAD-dependent oxidoreductase → MESVWNSEINFRKREVLSKDIECDILVIGAGMAGLLTAYMLAKSGREVVIIDAKSTANGVTKNTTAKITCQHDLIYDSIIKEFGEEGARQYAKANELAIEKYKEIIDEENIDCDFERKDAYVYSLDNTESLKSEYIAVKKLGIDAELVDEVNLPFKVKGALKFKNQAQFNPLKFLRTISEKLTIYENTTALDITEEISVVTKDDIKIKANKIIVATHYPFLNTPGYYFMRMHQERSYVLALENAQDVNGMYKGIDKNAYSFRNYKNLLIFGGEAQRAGENEEGGAYEKLRKAAKELYPNSIEKYHWSAQDCMTLDNIPYIGHYSSKTPDIYVETGFKKWGMTTSMVAAMIISDMILEKENDFSEIFSPGRFDMSASMKNAANDLMITAKNFIAQRIDIPEESIVSLKNGQGGIVEYKGRKTGVYKDNDGRIFAVSTKCAHLGCELHWNADELTWDCPCHGSRYDYKGNWIESPTNKSLDEI, encoded by the coding sequence ATGGAAAGTGTATGGAATTCTGAGATTAATTTTAGAAAAAGAGAAGTTTTAAGTAAAGATATAGAGTGTGATATTCTTGTAATAGGAGCTGGAATGGCTGGATTACTCACAGCATATATGCTTGCTAAAAGTGGGAGAGAAGTTGTTATTATTGATGCTAAAAGTACTGCTAATGGAGTTACGAAAAATACAACAGCAAAGATAACATGTCAGCATGACTTAATTTACGATAGTATAATTAAGGAATTTGGAGAAGAAGGAGCAAGGCAATATGCTAAGGCTAATGAACTTGCAATAGAAAAGTATAAAGAAATAATTGATGAGGAAAATATTGATTGTGATTTTGAACGCAAGGATGCATATGTGTATTCTTTAGATAATACTGAAAGCCTTAAAAGTGAATATATTGCAGTAAAAAAACTAGGAATTGATGCAGAGTTAGTGGATGAAGTAAATCTTCCTTTTAAGGTTAAAGGAGCATTGAAGTTTAAGAATCAAGCACAGTTTAATCCACTTAAATTCTTAAGAACAATTTCAGAAAAATTGACTATTTATGAAAATACAACAGCACTTGATATTACAGAAGAAATTTCTGTAGTTACAAAAGATGATATAAAAATTAAGGCAAATAAAATAATAGTGGCAACACATTATCCATTTTTAAACACTCCAGGCTATTATTTTATGAGAATGCATCAAGAAAGATCATATGTTTTAGCTTTAGAAAATGCTCAAGATGTAAATGGAATGTATAAAGGTATTGATAAGAATGCATATTCATTTAGAAATTATAAAAATTTATTAATATTTGGTGGTGAAGCACAAAGAGCTGGGGAAAATGAAGAGGGTGGAGCCTATGAAAAACTCAGAAAAGCAGCCAAAGAACTTTATCCGAATTCAATAGAAAAATATCATTGGTCAGCACAAGATTGTATGACCTTAGATAATATACCTTATATAGGTCATTACTCATCAAAAACCCCTGATATTTATGTTGAAACAGGATTTAAAAAATGGGGAATGACAACTTCAATGGTAGCTGCAATGATAATAAGTGATATGATTCTTGAAAAGGAAAATGACTTTTCGGAAATATTTTCACCAGGAAGATTTGATATGTCAGCATCAATGAAAAATGCTGCTAATGATCTTATGATAACTGCAAAAAACTTTATTGCGCAGAGGATAGATATTCCAGAGGAAAGTATTGTAAGTCTTAAAAATGGTCAAGGCGGTATAGTAGAATATAAAGGTCGAAAGACTGGCGTGTATAAGGATAATGATGGAAGAATATTTGCAGTATCAACAAAATGTGCTCATCTAGGATGTGAGCTTCACTGGAATGCTGACGAATTAACTTGGGATTGTCCTTGCCATGGTTCAAGATATGATTATAAGGGCAATTGGATAGAAAGCCCTACAAATAAGTCTCTTGATGAAATATAG
- a CDS encoding acid-soluble spore protein — MGSNNNSSNRTLVPEARQGLNKFKTEVASSIGLQDYESTDKGNLSSRQNGSVGGEMVKRMVESYEKGL; from the coding sequence ATGGGCTCAAACAACAATTCAAGTAACAGAACTTTAGTACCAGAAGCAAGACAAGGGTTAAACAAATTTAAAACTGAGGTTGCTTCATCAATTGGATTACAAGACTATGAAAGCACAGATAAAGGAAACCTTTCTTCAAGACAAAATGGAAGCGTTGGTGGGGAAATGGTAAAGAGAATGGTAGAAAGTTACGAAAAAGGACTTTAA
- a CDS encoding acid-soluble spore protein, translating into MSSNNSGSNRTLVPEAKQGLNKLKTEVASEIGLQNYESTDKGNLSSRQNGSVGGEMVKRMVESYEKGL; encoded by the coding sequence ATGAGCTCAAACAACAGTGGAAGTAACAGAACTCTAGTACCAGAAGCAAAACAAGGTTTAAACAAATTAAAAACTGAGGTTGCATCAGAAATCGGATTACAAAACTATGAAAGCACAGATAAAGGAAACCTTTCTTCAAGACAAAATGGAAGTGTTGGTGGGGAAATGGTAAAGAGAATGGTAGAAAGCTACGAAAAAGGACTCTAG
- a CDS encoding M13 family peptidase, which yields MKKNVLKRMVSLITIIVLSITISSNDIAYSSEFNIESNVSSNSIELKQDVRVQDDFYNAINKDWLSNTKLANGYVSYGTFEEVCGKVNEDIHNIILDIQKNKNIYAANSDEVKVLNLYNNYLDIEKRNKLGIRPIEKYINKINDIKTIKDLDGILGENEFSYFQSLINLGVGPDYKNSNTNILYISRSNLGLGNSFYYKDTRNKSQNIKQVYINYLTKLHTLYGEDEKIAKKNAETFYNIENNIAQKIPSFEEEAKDDNRIQKSYNAYTIEELKELIPNIDISGLLSKLNISHANKIIVENPEELKLVNSFMTEDNIDDIKIFLKTSVLLNTDNFLTSEYREASNELRKTLYGVDANDLNEGSGIKFANCQLNEILSKLYVDKYFDENSKDDVENIAKEIIKNFKNRLQNISWMSKSTKDEAFNKLENINVKIGYPDKWNDYSDIKINSYDEGGSIIENVINIYVSQSRKQFSKLNEPVNKNEWNMGACTVNAYYNALNNEIVFPAGILQAPFYDKNASKEKNLGGIGVIIGHELTHAFDNTGAQFDETGKLKNWWSANDYKEFTRRSKKVVDYYSNIEISDGNFINGFLTVGENISDLGGIACVLDLTKDIESPNLKDLFENYATIWREVSTKELKEYLLNNDPHAPKKVRVNAVLSQFEEFHKTYGIKEDDKMYVRPEDRVGIW from the coding sequence ATGAAAAAAAATGTACTAAAGAGAATGGTATCATTAATAACAATAATTGTTTTAAGCATTACAATATCTTCAAACGATATTGCATATAGCTCAGAATTTAATATAGAAAGTAATGTAAGTAGTAACTCAATAGAACTTAAACAAGATGTTAGAGTACAGGATGATTTTTATAATGCAATAAATAAGGATTGGTTATCAAACACAAAACTTGCAAATGGATATGTTTCTTATGGTACTTTTGAAGAAGTATGTGGAAAAGTAAATGAGGATATACATAATATAATACTAGATATACAAAAAAATAAAAATATATACGCAGCAAATAGCGATGAAGTAAAAGTTTTAAATTTGTACAATAACTATTTAGATATAGAAAAAAGAAATAAATTAGGGATAAGACCTATAGAAAAATATATAAATAAAATCAATGATATTAAAACTATAAAAGATTTAGACGGAATATTAGGTGAAAATGAATTTTCATATTTTCAATCGTTAATTAATTTAGGAGTAGGACCTGATTATAAAAATAGTAATACTAATATATTATATATATCACGTAGCAATCTTGGTTTAGGGAATTCCTTTTATTACAAGGATACTAGAAATAAAAGTCAAAACATAAAACAAGTGTATATTAATTATTTAACTAAATTACATACTTTATATGGAGAGGATGAAAAAATAGCAAAAAAGAATGCAGAAACATTTTATAATATTGAAAATAATATTGCACAAAAGATACCTTCTTTTGAAGAAGAAGCTAAAGATGATAATAGAATACAAAAATCGTACAACGCATATACAATTGAAGAACTAAAAGAATTGATACCTAATATAGATATTTCTGGGTTATTATCTAAATTAAATATAAGCCATGCAAATAAAATAATAGTGGAAAATCCTGAAGAATTAAAATTAGTAAATTCATTTATGACTGAAGACAATATAGATGATATTAAGATTTTTTTGAAAACAAGTGTGTTATTAAATACAGATAACTTTTTAACTTCTGAATATAGAGAAGCAAGTAATGAACTTAGAAAAACATTATATGGAGTGGATGCTAATGATTTAAATGAAGGTTCTGGAATTAAATTTGCGAACTGTCAATTAAATGAAATTTTAAGCAAATTATATGTAGATAAATATTTTGATGAAAATTCTAAAGATGATGTAGAAAATATTGCGAAAGAAATAATAAAAAACTTTAAAAATAGATTACAAAACATTTCGTGGATGAGTAAATCAACAAAAGATGAAGCATTTAATAAATTAGAAAATATTAATGTAAAAATTGGTTATCCTGACAAATGGAATGATTATAGTGATATAAAAATAAATTCTTATGATGAAGGTGGATCTATAATTGAAAATGTAATAAACATTTATGTATCACAAAGCAGAAAACAATTTTCTAAATTAAATGAACCAGTTAATAAAAATGAATGGAATATGGGCGCTTGTACGGTTAATGCATATTATAATGCATTAAATAATGAAATTGTATTCCCGGCAGGAATATTACAAGCACCATTTTATGACAAAAATGCAAGTAAAGAAAAAAACCTTGGGGGGATTGGAGTTATTATTGGCCATGAACTTACTCATGCATTTGATAATACAGGAGCTCAGTTTGATGAGACTGGTAAATTAAAAAATTGGTGGAGTGCTAATGATTATAAAGAATTTACTCGTAGAAGCAAAAAAGTAGTAGATTATTATTCTAATATAGAAATTAGTGATGGAAACTTTATAAATGGATTTTTGACTGTAGGAGAAAATATAAGTGATTTAGGCGGAATAGCTTGCGTTTTAGATCTTACTAAAGATATAGAAAGCCCTAATTTAAAAGATTTATTTGAAAATTATGCAACAATTTGGAGAGAAGTTTCAACAAAAGAATTAAAAGAATATTTATTAAATAATGATCCACATGCTCCTAAAAAGGTTAGAGTAAACGCAGTTTTATCACAATTTGAAGAGTTTCATAAAACTTATGGCATAAAAGAAGATGATAAAATGTATGTACGACCAGAAGATAGGGTAGGAATCTGGTAA
- a CDS encoding polysaccharide deacetylase, giving the protein MKHNYRDNKNKIKNIKITRTTILFIIIVAFVVGGSSLMAVKLSKDKQAVQALEVNKEVSSESSSKDNKNQSNSALSLLENDPAADDIAFVEKYLDQQMKGQMPDGADGKKVVYLTFDDGPSETVTPLILDILKAENVHATFFVVGKAVDESKITKDLIKREVEEGNAIGNHTYSHNYNYLYPNKTVNVDNFMADVDKTNQSLKNVLGEGFSTRAIRFPGGHMTWSGMDTMDAVMKEQDYHQVDWNALSRDAEGAPKKAEQLKEQLIKTITGRQKAVILMHDTYGKEETAKSLPEIIKYLKEQGYEFRTMK; this is encoded by the coding sequence ATGAAGCATAATTATAGAGACAATAAAAATAAAATAAAGAATATTAAAATTACTAGAACTACGATTTTATTTATTATTATTGTTGCATTTGTAGTTGGAGGGAGTTCTCTAATGGCTGTAAAGTTATCAAAGGATAAACAAGCAGTACAAGCGCTTGAAGTTAATAAAGAAGTAAGCTCAGAGTCAAGTAGTAAAGATAATAAAAATCAATCAAATAGTGCTTTATCTTTATTAGAAAATGATCCTGCAGCTGATGATATAGCTTTTGTAGAAAAATATTTAGATCAACAAATGAAAGGACAAATGCCTGATGGAGCAGATGGTAAAAAGGTTGTTTATTTAACTTTTGATGATGGACCATCAGAAACTGTAACTCCACTTATATTAGATATTCTTAAGGCTGAAAATGTACATGCAACTTTTTTTGTTGTTGGAAAGGCAGTGGATGAAAGTAAAATTACTAAAGATTTAATAAAAAGAGAAGTTGAAGAAGGAAATGCTATAGGAAATCATACTTATTCACACAATTATAATTATTTATATCCAAATAAAACTGTAAATGTGGATAACTTTATGGCTGATGTTGATAAAACTAATCAATCTTTAAAAAATGTTTTAGGTGAAGGTTTTTCAACTAGAGCTATTAGATTTCCTGGTGGACATATGACCTGGAGCGGAATGGACACAATGGATGCTGTTATGAAGGAACAAGATTATCACCAAGTAGATTGGAATGCGTTATCTAGAGATGCCGAAGGAGCTCCTAAGAAGGCAGAACAGCTGAAAGAGCAACTTATAAAAACTATAACTGGTAGACAAAAAGCAGTAATATTAATGCATGATACTTATGGTAAAGAAGAAACAGCAAAATCCTTACCTGAAATAATAAAGTACTTAAAGGAACAAGGATATGAATTTAGAACTATGAAATAA